The nucleotide sequence tatgttgtgaatagtgcaaaTGAATAGTTGTGGCGAGTTGTGGCCCGAGTTGTGACTCGGGGTTTAATAAAGTTGTGGCCGAAACCCCTAATTGAgggaatgatgacgtggagggACTTCGGCCAAATCCGGACGGAGTTAAGGATGCTCTTAGGGAGTTCAAATGGCATAGTGAATAATTATTGATTCTTTTAAAAGAACAAATTGGGGAATACACGTACATCCCTATTGTTAATACTGAGCTACAAAATGTATAGTAGAGTACAAATGTAGGACGTACAATTGTTTTTTCGCTCAATTTGGATATGACGAAGACATAGTATCAGATAGTAGTGGAGCTGTAGTTTTGCTTCAATCAGGGCAAAAGCTGATAGCAAAGTTTTCATGTTCCCTTAATACAGAGACACCATAATGCGTGGATGATGttccaaaaagaaattcaGTTGTTTGACATAAAACGTAATTTTGTTAGAGACGTGTCCTATACTTGGTAAAAGATTAGGATTGCACCAAATTTCAAAGTGGTTATATTAGTAGTAagtttttctcaatttcttaCAAACTGAACTCACTTCTGATTGTGATAATAGGacccaaaaatgaaatttaccCCAATCATGTAAGTTGTGTGAACTAACACAAATGTCTGCTTACCCAAGGTAGAGGAATGTAGGCCAAAACATGGGGCTTTTGCCATGAGAAAACAACATGCCAACAACCATCCAAATTTGCAAGcacacattttaaaataaacagaGGCACACTCCCACTATATGCTGCTTTATCTTTTGAACTGGAAAACACATCTCAAAAGCAGTGACATATCTATTTTTCTACTACCAGCCAAACTCATTCCTTCATGCATCATACTTTGTAACAAACTTTAACAAATCACTTATtcaatcaaaaccaaaatagtaacacattcataaattacttgtattcacaaaaaaaataaagagagagtcgTCAAGAATAAAAACTAGTCTCAATAATAAACTCAAGAATTTAAGGTTTATTGTTCCCGGCGGTGAGCCCTGGGCTTTCTAGTGTTGACCACGGTGGGCTCGTGTGAATCGCAGACTTGGGTCTTGAACTTGCACCCAAACTTGGCCCGCCAACCACCTTTCTCCACGTGTCCTCCTTCCCCCACCTTGTCAATCTTCTCTATCGCCTTCTTCATGTTGGTGCACTCCCTCTCCAGCTCGTGCACCCGCGTCCGCATCGTATCCATATCCGATCGCAGCACCTCGTTCTCCCTCGCCGCCGCTATCCACGTCCCCCTCCCCTCCGGCGTCCGCGCCACCAGCGCCACTGCCCTCTCGTTCTCCTCCTCGTgatcctcttcctcttcctcctcacTGCCCTCTGCTCCTCCGCCTCCATCGCCGGATATCAGAGTTCCGGCGATGGCGTGGCGGAGCTGAAGCTGCTCGAAGAAGAGCACCTGCACCACCGCCCTCAGCGGCAGCCGCTCGTTCTGAGCGGCGTGAGTGCATGCCTCTAGCGTCAACTTCTGGCAATCCAGAACACCGCAGATCTTCTCCCTCTCCGCCTCCGGAATCCATGAATGCGCCTGAAACAATTTGCATCACAACGATATTAAATCAATGAACATTTATACTTCAATAAGaacttttgaattaattaccTTGAGATAAACATCAACGGCTCGATAGAGGCCGTCGTCGAAGAACCTAGCGTGATCCGGCAATGCAACGGCGAGCTCGTAGAACTTTTCCGGCTTCAAATTGGCGTCCGAAGCGATTTCCGATAAGTATCCGTCGATCAATTTTCCGACGAGCATCAGCGCCGCAGATCTGACGCTGGTATTCTCATCTCCGCCTTCTATTGCAGATCTGTCTTCCATTCCTGCCAGAAAATAGCTCAAAATCCTCTCCACGCAGTCCACATCGTACAAAGTTTCATTCAAATATGAGTAGCTCGGAATCAACAGATCGTCTAACGTCGCCTGCTCTAACTGCAACCCGATCTTCTTCTCCAATGTTATTCTGCAGGCCTCAGAGGCATTCAAAATATACGCAGTTCTCAGCAATCCAAACAAAAACCTCGTGGCGTTGGAAGCCGATCGCGACGCTTTCTCCTTCGGGAGATAAGCGATAACCGTTTCCAGCAGCTCTCTCTGGTCGTTCTCCGTCGGCGCAATGCCAGATGATGAAGACGACGACGGAGGCGGCGGCTTCCGATTAGTCCGCGAAATTCCAGGAATGAACTTCTTCGCGTAGTGAATCAAGCAGCTCTCGATGATCTCCCACTCACATCCAACGCTCTCATGGCGAAAATCAAGCTCTTGAAAAACGGCAAGCTCAGAAAACCTAATTCATCCAACCACGACTCCGCCGCCGCAGCTCCACCTCTCGTAGTTCTTCGCGGATTAGCTTCATTCTTGTTGTTCGTAACTCCGTCGTTAATCGGCCAGCCAAACAGCGACGGATCCGAAGCCGCGGCTTTGGTCGCAATAGCTTCGATGCATCTCTGAGCAATCCCCAAATTCTCCGCCGTGGGGAGCAGCCCTTCGCAGGAGGTGAGTGTTTTGAGTGAGAGTTTGATATTCTTGAGGACTGACTGAGAGAGGAATTTTTCTGTTTTCGAAATCAGATTCTCTTCGGAGTACTCCTCCGTCATCTCCAGATACTCGGCGGCGCAACGGAGGGGGCGACGTTGGCGGCGGAGAGGTCTATTTTGACGCCGTAACAGAATTTCGCGGCGGTCTCGAAGGAGTCGGAGCCGCCCGGGAAATCTGGGAGCGTGATGTGACAGTGGGCGtcgtcgtcttcttcttcctcgaTTTCTTGTTTCTCTGCAATGTCGTTGTCGGAGTTGTGGTCGGGTTCAGAGGAGCCTCTGATTCTTGCTAATTTTAGAGCTTCTTGGCTGTTTTCTTGCTCTGTAATTATCTCGTGAAGCTTTCGGCTTTTCGACATCAGAGGAAACTGCAGAAACCAACAATggtcattcattcattcataatcagagaagaagaagaagacaaaaACACACTGAATTTAACCTTGTGGAGATGAAAAGTCATGTCATCAACTTCAATTATCACATCACTCGGTAATCCTGTGGTGCAGAACCTGAAAAGTATGCACAGAAATATAATCAAACAGATGGAATGCAAGAGATTGAAATTTGGGGGTTTGAGCTCAGCTCACCATGCTTGCCCTTTGGAGATTGGTCTTTCAGCAGCCATTGTTTTCTTCAATGgaaacaaccaaaaaagggGGGATTGGAATGATGAATCAAGCGAGATTCATGGAGGTGGAAAAAGGGTGAAAATGGTAGCTAAAAATGAGCTTAACTTTTGAGTTTCTGAGTCTAATGGAATGATTATGTTTGCTGTGAAGTCTAAAAGGGGTGATTGAAGGTGGAGTTAGGTagtggagaaaaataaatgaaatgaagacAATTGACAAATGAGGGTTGTATGAGCAGAAATCGATAAAGGAAGTTTGAAGATGATGGATGATTTGGAATTGtattgattgaatttttgCTCCTTttgctttctctctcttttcctctttctCCTTGAATCAGATCAGAATCTTCCTCTCTTTATTGTTAgtggggaagaagaagaaaaaagaagagtgaCTTTGAATTTCcgctttctttcttttctctcaGCATCCAGCTATGATTGTGGTGAAGATGGTGATGATTTATTCTCAAAGCAAGCAACAGAAATATTGCATTGCTTGCCAACTGttgttttctctctccacaTAATATACCCCAAAATaaggattaaattaaattgaaatttgatttacttttttctcttcatttttggtgttttagCAAACGATGtcgtatttgtttttttctcttttgcaTGGTCCGataatggaaaaaaatgatagtgcTGCCGTGATTGTTTGTAAATAAGGAATTAAGATCAGGTGTTGAACTTAATTACGTGTCGGTCATTGTCActgatttttttaacaattttggTTAGTTCAATTTGAATGCGTTGAATTAGTTATTTGATATTGTGTTCCACTTTAATCCCATGTTTAGGAACTTCCACCAAATAATTGAGAAATCAAGACTACTTCGGATTTACGCAAATGATATGATGAACTAATATTATTGTCGATAATAGAATATGATAAACTGAAGAGGACACCTTTGCTATTAGTATTTCATGACAAAGTTTGATGGGGCATTGAAATGTTGGAAAGTTGGATCCTGCGTGTTGCATAATCATCGTGGCCTGATTACTTTCTCCATTGCTTAATcggaaataattaaacaattattaGGACAAATAATTTGAGATTAAAGGACTATAATGACACCCATCATGCTTTTTTGCCTGCTGAactacattttaaattaatccaTCATACTTTTAGGCTCATGGTATTATACATGTAATTGTATTTGAATATAGTGCTGAAACTGTTTGTATTAAGTAGATGAGGAGGAAGTGCGACGCTTCGCCGCTATCTAATAGATCGGAAGTTCTTCTAATCattatagaaataaatgaGAAACCATTAGTAATTACTCCCTaacttaaaaagttaaaaaggtGAGTTGTATACtataagtaaataattaataataaatccACTACTATATTCAAGATTATACAAGTGAACAAAATTTGTATGTAAtgttcaaaattcaaattgggTTGAAATAAACATCCAGACTGTGTTATAAACTTACAATGTGTGTTTGAAATTATACCAGTCATTTATTTAACTTGCCAAGTTTTAAATCAAGGCTTGAATCCCACAAAGGgcaaaaaaagttaataaaattaaatgaaattttcatCCACTCATGCAAAATCTGAACGCAATCTCTTGCTGAAAAGAGTTTTGTACTAATgtctcaattttattaataatgtaaaattagatACCTTAGTCTATAACTACCCATTTAAAATTATCTCTTTGGAAAAATATGTGCACATGCATGCACTCAGCAGAGCATATTTTCGTGATAAAGGTTGGGTAGATTATTTCACATCAACTGTATGAACTACATTAAGATATTTTGAAATGGTGGGAAAGTGGATTGTGTATCaactttgaaattaaaattgttacaAATTGAAATAGAGAAACGTAGATATGGTCTTCTTCCCACTTGTTAATTCTTGCTATTTATGAAGGCATATCTACCCTATGTACGTTTCTTGCTTTCATAATTATTGCAGCATTAATATACTGACATTCTGGTAGGTATATATTAAATACCACTGCacttattttttgaaatttaaaatacttacTTGACCTCACTATGTGTTACACAAAACCGAATTACTATTCGTATAATATATGACcgtaaatatttaataattaatgtcacCCTTTCAtgttaaaaacaataaataaaataaatgaagctATGTTGGCCAACATTATAAAAGTATTAATGAGACGTGAATTAAATCATGACTTAAATTTAATAGTGTACATCATAAGTACTCCGTAAAAGTTTTAAACCATTAAATTTGCagatataataaatataaattgaacaTGTGTCAGTGATTtgtcaataattttatagtaacaGAAAACTAAAAATGTAATG is from Salvia hispanica cultivar TCC Black 2014 unplaced genomic scaffold, UniMelb_Shisp_WGS_1.0 HiC_scaffold_360, whole genome shotgun sequence and encodes:
- the LOC125199031 gene encoding LOW QUALITY PROTEIN: BTB/POZ domain-containing protein At5g66560-like (The sequence of the model RefSeq protein was modified relative to this genomic sequence to represent the inferred CDS: inserted 2 bases in 2 codons); its protein translation is MAAERPISKGQAWFCTTGLPSDVIIEVDDMTFHLHKFPLMSKSRKLHEIITEQENSQEALKLARIRGSSEPDHNSDNDIAEKQEIEEEEDDDAHCHITLPDFPGGSDSFETAAKFCYGVKIDLSAANVXPLRCAAEYLEMTEEYSEENLISKTEKFLSQSVLKNIKLSLKTLTSCEGLLPTAENLGIAQRCIEAIATKAAASDPSLFGWPINDGVTNNKNEANPRRTTRGGAAAAESWLDELGFLSLPFFKSLIFAMRALDVSXEIIESCLIHYAKKFIPGISRTNRKPPPPSSSSSSGIAPTENDQRELLETVIAYLPKEKASRSASNATRFLFGLLRTAYILNASEACRITLEKKIGLQLEQATLDDLLIPSYSYLNETLYDVDCVERILSYFLAGMEDRSAIEGGDENTSVRSAALMLVGKLIDGYLSEIASDANLKPEKFYELAVALPDHARFFDDGLYRAVDVYLKAHSWIPEAEREKICGVLDCQKLTLEACTHAAQNERLPLRAVVQVLFFEQLQLRHAIAGTLISGDGGGGAEGSEEEEEEDHEEENERAVALVARTPEGRGTWIAAARENEVLRSDMDTMRTRVHELERECTNMKKAIEKIDKVGEGGHVEKGGWRAKFGCKFKTQVCDSHEPTVVNTRKPRAHRREQ